One Diabrotica virgifera virgifera chromosome 3, PGI_DIABVI_V3a genomic window carries:
- the LOC126882598 gene encoding THAP domain-containing protein 2-like, whose product MTSTQQPVPNQSHRHRRRNREPRRDPPESRSRLTSGSRPTGWETLLQGITFHSFPKDVERRKAWVQFVHRENWEPATSSKLCTKHFAERDVDRTSLVCIRLRENAVPTIGESQITLFSWVFGKNQYFLPSGASSLIHHWWCYFKAKRNRMHPTESSTQHL is encoded by the exons ATGACCAGCACTCAGCAGCCAGTTCCTAATCAATCACATCGGCATCGTAGGCGAAACAGAG agccacgccgcgacccacctgaaagcCGCTCGCGActcactagtgggtcgcgacccaccggttgggaaacgctgctccAGGGGAtaacatttcatag TTTTCCCAAAGATGTTGAAAGGAGAAAGGCTTGGGTACAGTTTGTACACAGAGAGAATTGGGAACCAGCCACCAGTAGCAAATTGTGTACGAAACATTTTGCCGAGAGGGATGTAGATCGGACTTCATTAGTTTGTATTCGTTTGCGAGAAAACGCAGTCCCTACAATTGGTGAATCTCAG ATCACCTTATTCTCTTGGG tttttggaaaaaatcaatatttcctCCCTTCGGGAGCCTCCAGCCTCATACATCACTGGTGGTGCTACTTCAAGGCAAAAAGGAACAGGATGCATCCAACAGAGAGCAGCACCCAACATCTCTAG